Proteins found in one Dermacentor silvarum isolate Dsil-2018 chromosome 8, BIME_Dsil_1.4, whole genome shotgun sequence genomic segment:
- the LOC119462630 gene encoding uncharacterized protein LOC119462630: MSQIGKNRLDERSQKASQDGLSHDAEMTSRVQDPASRPRERSPKVGGDKEPIADLETICEEFRKILSEIEQQTQIEELYLSGVQETVGAKVAEAVEEFVKCVRRYFEDKRKTVFKIVSETNGALQRIAEHNKMRDTIKEAMEATWNALA, from the exons ATGAGTCAAATAGGCAAGAACCGCCTCGACGAGCGCTCGCAAAAAGCCAGCCAGGATGGACTGTCGCACGATGCTGAAATGACTTCGCGAGTTCAG GACCCAGCCTCCCGTCCACGAGAACGATCTCCTAAAGTTGGCGGAGACAAGGAGCCCATCGCTGACCTGGAGACGATCTGCGAAGAATTCAGAAAAATTTTAAGCGAGATTGAACAGCAGACTCAGATCGAGGAGCTATACCTGTCCGGCGTACAGGAAACCGTTGGCGCAAAG GTGGCAGAGGCGGTGGAGGAGTTCGTAAAGTGCGTGAGACGATACTTCGAGGACAAAAGGAAGACGGTCTTCAAGATCGTATCGGAGACCAACGGCGCCCTGCAGAGAATCGCCGAACACAACAAGATGCGAGACACCATCAAAGAGGCGATGGAGGCGACCTGGAACGCACTCGCGTGA
- the LOC119460927 gene encoding U3 small nucleolar RNA-interacting protein 2 produces MSFFIRNAGGGSRSQPRLKDRKKRAGSSAKANHASKKSRVLSKGKRADEIVSSESEAENDIVLGRHHASEDEEELETEQEKKLRLAKKYLAEIEKQEREKLDAEEIDRSVVSHRLRTDLLEQSGQLHKKIAEKVQAVDKERILTLKGHKLSVTCVTVSHDGQHIFSGSKDCSIIKWCAKMGKKLFTVPGAKKNQDPKSGHGGHVLAISISSDGTYLASGCQLKVIFIWNPTTMQRIHMFQGHRGPVMGLAFRTGSHQLYSCSADRSVKVWNLDEMAYVETLFGHQDTVTAIDSYTRERAVTAGSRDNTVRVWKIPEESQLVYQSHSCSVDCVRMINEQHFVSGADDGSLSLWAALKKKPTCVVHQAHGSQDGAPLWITAVAALRCTDLIASGSWNGEVKLWSSGEECKKLKEVASIPVEGFVNALVFNSSGDILVAAVGQEHRLGRWWNLRGAKNCVVVLPLIFKDV; encoded by the exons ATGTCGTTCTTCATAAGAAATGCAGGAGGGGGGAGTCGGTCTCAGCCACGCTTGAAAGACCGGAAG AAACGCGCTGGAAGTTCGGCGAAAGCAAACCATGCCAGCAAAAAGAGCAGAGTACTCTCCAAGGGCAAACGTGCTGATGAAATTGTGTCGAGTGAATCGGAAGCAGA AAATGACATCGTTCTCGGCCGTCATCACGCCTCGGAGGACGAGGAAGAGCTTGAAACTGAGCAAGAGAAAAAGCTAAGGCTAGCAAAAAAGTACCTCGCCGAAATTGAGAAGCAGG AGCGAGAAAAGCTTGATGCCGAAGAAATAGACCGCTCTGTTGTATCTCATCGACTGCGTACTGACTTA ctagAACAAAGCGGGCAACTTCACAAAAAGATAGCAGAGAAG GTGCAAGCTGTGGACAAGGAGCGCATTTTGACCCTTAAAGGGCACAAGCTGTCCGTAACATGTGTGACAGTCTCGCACGATGGCCAGCACATCTTCAGTGGCTCCAAAGACTGTAGCATAATCAAAT GGTGCGCAAAGATGGGCAAGAAGCTCTTCACCGTACCAGGTGCCAAGAAAAACCAAGATCCAAAGTCTGGACATGGAGGCCATGTCCTGGCCATTTCCATTTCTTCGGATGGCACATACCTG GCAAGTGGCTGTCAACTCAAGGTTATATTTATTTGGAACCCAACCACGATGCAACGAATCCACATGTTCCAGGGTCACAGAGGTCCAGTTATG GGCCTTGCTTTTCGAACTGGAAGCCACCAGCTGTACAGTTGCTCAGCCGACCGCTCTGTGAAGGTCTGGAACCTGGACGAGATGGCCTATGTGGAGACACT TTTTGGCCACCAGGACACAGTCACTGCGATTGACAGCTATACCCGTGAGCGGGCTGTCACCGCGGGCAGTCGGGACAACACGGTGCGCGTCTGGAAGATCCCAGAGGAGTCTCAACTTGTCTACCAGAGTCATAG TTGCTCTGTCGACTGTGTCAGAATGATCAATGAGCAGCACTTTGTGTCCGGAGCTGATGATGG GTCACTCAGCCTTTGGGCTGCTCTAAAGAAGAAGCCAACTTGTGTGGTTCATCAAGCACACGGTTCCCAGGATGGAGCCCCACTCTGGATTACCGCAGTAGCCGCCCTACGTTGCACAGACCTGATAGCTTCAG GTTCCTGGAACGGAGAAGTGAAGCTATGGAGTTCCGGAGAAGAGTGCAAAAAACTGAAAGAAGTCGCAAGCATACCAGTG GAAGGGTTTGTGAATGCCCTTGTTTTCAACAGTTCTGGAGATATCCTGGTAGCAGCAGTGGGTCAGGAACACCGGTTAGGGCGGTGGTGGAACTTGCGAGGAGCGAAGAATTGTGTCGTAGTTCTCCCCCTCATCTTCAAAGATGTGTAA
- the LOC125947568 gene encoding uncharacterized protein LOC125947568, translated as MAARRATGPVQAFQRGGDVGRRGAALLLRAPVLLGDGEGPPTVGRWAMALCEEFVQQLYQAVRAAMALLHTLWIVGGDKPPAAAATPSSTALHQQRQETADAPAPEARRKPNSHAPTVASAAKQPSRPKLGLDAAAARKRSLEHPTSAVHPRTAPTTSRRCSPIRRIPMPSTALGQTRSGDRTVRPSRCKLTSSRLSSPKASASAPTPTSPKNACAAPLSCSSAALATAADCKKGLPEIASPDVRKLRKQAVELFNAVVNVFVLLANLTVTLVYCLVRLSCVRFLALVSRREAAAAA; from the exons ATGGCCGCTCGCCGGGCAACGGGGCCGGTGCAAGCGTTCCAGCGCGGCGGCGACGTCGGTCGCCGCGGGGCCGCCCTGCTCCTGCGTGCCCCGGTGTTGCTGGGCGACGGGGAAGGGCCGCCCACGGTCGGCCGCTGGGCCATGGCGCTCTGCGAGGAGTTCGTGCAGCAGCTGTACCAAGCCGTGCGTGCCGCCATGGCTCTGCTGCACACGCTGTGGATCGTCGGCGGCGACAAGCCGCCTGCAGCCGCTGCCacgccgtcctcgacggcgctgcATCAACAACGGCAGGAGACTGCGGACGCGCCGGCCCCCGAAGCCCGTCGCAAGCCAAATTCGCACGCACCGACGGTAGCCAGCGCAGCCAAGCAGCCTTCCCGACCGAAACTGGGTCTAGATGCGGCCGCGG CGCGGAAGCGTAGCCTCGAGCATCCTACATCGGCGGTTCACCCACGTACGGCACCGACAACGTCCAGGCGCTGCAGCCCGATAAGGCGCATCCCAATGCCCAGCACCGCGCTCGGACAAACTCGCTCCGGGGACAGGACGGTCAGGCCTTCGCGATGCAAGCTCACGTCATCCAGGCTGTCATCGCCCAAGGCCAGTGCCTCGGCCCCCACGCCCACGTCTCCGAAGAAtgcgtgcgcggcgccgctgtcgtGTTCTAGCGCCGCTCTGGCCACGGCTGCCGACTGCAAGAAGGGCCTCCCGGAAATTGCGTCTCCCGACGTGCGAAAGCTGCGCAAACAGGCGGTTGAATTGTTCAACGCTGTGGTCAATGTGTTCGTGCTTCTCGCCAACCTGACTGTGACGCTGGTGTATTGTCTCGTGAGACTGTCTTGTGTGCGTTTCCTCGCCTTGGTGTCGAGGCGAGAGGCGGCCGCCGCCGCGTAG